One window of Bacillus alkalicellulosilyticus genomic DNA carries:
- a CDS encoding HNH endonuclease yields the protein MKRKLLQKIGDTSGKVVGGLLGGSIKLAAKAVKSEYVQEVGDSVYKASHFTCHTIGGLSQGVVDTASGLIKKDKEEVYEGLSEIGGTTLNATKVVGKGIAYTAKSSIDVASGVVKKDRDKTKQGLNNLGKVAAVGTIAFGVVDVIDGATGVEAADSSEIQTIDTINSDLAGQLHPVSGVPFESTIVELPDGSHVEGVFPVFESAFDAQLDPEFYEASDYMHAQLANDQLSLAIQQDPSVGAPFNEIQLEQIHNGDTPDGFTWHHHEEMGRIQLVETEPHDQSGHSGGRSLWGGGSDNR from the coding sequence ATGAAAAGGAAGCTGTTGCAAAAGATAGGGGACACCTCAGGTAAGGTGGTTGGTGGACTGCTCGGGGGAAGTATTAAGCTAGCTGCAAAAGCTGTCAAAAGTGAGTATGTGCAAGAAGTGGGAGACAGTGTATACAAAGCGAGTCATTTCACGTGTCATACAATTGGTGGGCTTAGTCAGGGAGTCGTTGACACAGCTTCTGGTCTCATAAAAAAAGACAAAGAAGAGGTCTATGAAGGATTAAGTGAGATCGGTGGAACAACGTTGAATGCGACGAAAGTGGTTGGAAAAGGAATAGCTTATACAGCGAAAAGTTCGATTGATGTAGCTTCTGGCGTTGTGAAAAAAGACCGCGATAAAACGAAACAAGGGTTAAATAACTTAGGGAAAGTTGCGGCTGTTGGAACCATCGCCTTTGGGGTTGTCGATGTCATCGATGGTGCTACTGGCGTGGAAGCAGCGGATAGTAGTGAGATTCAAACGATTGATACAATTAACTCAGACTTGGCTGGACAACTTCATCCTGTAAGCGGTGTTCCTTTTGAATCAACAATTGTAGAACTTCCGGATGGTTCGCACGTAGAAGGTGTATTCCCGGTTTTTGAGTCAGCATTCGATGCTCAACTAGATCCCGAATTTTATGAAGCTAGTGATTATATGCATGCCCAGCTAGCCAACGACCAGCTGTCGCTAGCGATTCAACAAGACCCAAGTGTTGGTGCACCGTTTAATGAAATACAACTAGAACAAATACATAATGGAGACACGCCTGATGGATTTACATGGCACCATCATGAAGAAATGGGTAGAATTCAATTAGTCGAAACTGAGCCACACGACCAATCAGGCCATAGTGGTGGTCGAAGCCTTTGGGGTGGCGGCAGTGACAATAGGTAG
- a CDS encoding AAA family ATPase has protein sequence MIYLREFTFPDEEMEYGFFMSIQRTCYDSFYPFKILSGRGLETLEFEPVTILYGGNGSGKSTALNVIAEKIGVQRDSLYNKSNFYPDFVKMCVLEQALDTPKTSRIITSDDVFDYVLNIRNLNEGIDQKREELFDDYLDAKYSQFQMKSMADYEQLKKVNTARRKTQSRFVREKLMDNVRGLSNGESAFKYFTEKITDNGIYILDEPENSLSPKRQIELLHFIEDSARFFGCQFIISTHSPFLLSMKGAKIYDLDENPVIVKRWTELENVRMYFDFFKRNEDKF, from the coding sequence ATGATTTATTTACGAGAGTTTACATTTCCTGATGAAGAGATGGAATATGGCTTTTTCATGAGTATACAAAGAACGTGCTATGATTCATTTTATCCGTTTAAAATTTTATCTGGACGAGGTCTTGAAACACTTGAATTTGAACCTGTGACGATATTATACGGTGGGAACGGGTCGGGAAAATCGACAGCATTGAATGTTATTGCAGAAAAAATAGGAGTGCAACGAGATTCCCTTTATAATAAATCCAATTTCTATCCTGACTTTGTGAAGATGTGCGTTCTTGAGCAAGCGCTAGATACGCCTAAAACGAGTAGAATTATTACAAGTGATGATGTTTTTGATTATGTGCTGAATATCCGGAATCTTAATGAGGGAATTGATCAAAAACGGGAAGAACTATTTGATGATTATTTAGATGCAAAGTACTCTCAGTTTCAAATGAAATCAATGGCAGATTATGAACAGTTGAAGAAAGTAAATACCGCGAGACGTAAAACCCAGTCCCGTTTTGTGAGAGAAAAATTAATGGATAATGTAAGGGGACTTTCAAACGGGGAAAGTGCATTTAAATATTTTACTGAAAAGATAACGGACAATGGAATTTACATCCTAGATGAGCCAGAAAACAGCCTTTCTCCGAAACGACAGATCGAACTACTACATTTTATTGAAGATTCTGCTCGTTTTTTTGGTTGTCAGTTCATTATATCCACTCATTCTCCATTTTTGCTTTCAATGAAAGGGGCCAAGATATATGACCTTGACGAGAACCCCGTAATTGTAAAACGATGGACAGAGTTAGAAAACGTGCGTATGTATTTTGACTTTTTTAAAAGAAATGAAGATAAATTTTGA
- a CDS encoding NUDIX hydrolase, which translates to MSFPTHIVSAGGIVEDGNGNNLLVKAHDDGWVYPGGITEIGENLIDGVLREIKEESGIDATVHQLISVVSNTALHKWYDGVTDVPTKVMFDFLCKAVGGELATSDETSECRWVPKENVLDFITLPAIKMRYEAYLNFNGSVNYIE; encoded by the coding sequence ATGTCGTTTCCAACACATATTGTCTCGGCAGGCGGAATTGTAGAAGATGGCAATGGAAATAACCTATTAGTAAAAGCACATGACGATGGTTGGGTATACCCTGGTGGGATAACTGAAATTGGTGAGAACCTGATTGATGGCGTACTTCGTGAAATCAAAGAGGAAAGTGGAATAGACGCCACCGTTCACCAATTAATTAGTGTTGTTTCGAATACAGCCTTACATAAATGGTATGACGGTGTGACAGATGTCCCTACGAAGGTTATGTTTGATTTCCTGTGCAAAGCAGTGGGTGGAGAGTTAGCTACTTCTGATGAAACGAGCGAGTGTAGGTGGGTTCCAAAAGAAAATGTATTGGATTTTATTACTTTACCCGCAATCAAAATGCGTTATGAAGCTTATTTGAACTTTAACGGCTCAGTGAATTATATTGAATAA
- a CDS encoding Na+/H+ antiporter NhaC family protein codes for MDTSWFSIIPFLVVIPVAIYTKQVLPALFLGLLVGAYLMDPTILGGIQTMFVYVVQALIDTNNIKIVVFLYAFSGLVGMVKMTGGIRGFVEKAAERIQTRKQALVLTYVSTLGTFIAPTFRFVTIAPIMRALLKKVKMTTAELGFVIETTATPVIVLIPVATAFVGYMVSIIQIATQNQGVNVDPYSLFIQSIPFNFFSIVTILLGIYLSFFHHSRKKSTAPTQIDEDVEDEEDWHECHPAVDKELPIKPFNLLLPLVLVIGFTLFLTWYDGFTQGYGFFESFIQADVLDAMVVALLITVLLSMAFYLLQRFKLDELISGFINGGNDLMSVILLLSVVWGLSSITDDLGFSAFVTAHAGWIPQMFIAPLIFIFGAAVSYFIGSAWGTWGILMPLGISLAVVGDVSLPLVVGAVFASGAFGAFASPLSDDTNTIAKILGLSVIEYAKYKLKPALIAAGITTVMYVVVTFIF; via the coding sequence ATGGATACAAGTTGGTTCTCGATTATTCCGTTTTTAGTCGTTATTCCAGTAGCTATATATACAAAACAAGTATTACCTGCTTTGTTTTTAGGTCTGTTAGTTGGAGCATATTTAATGGACCCGACGATTTTAGGTGGGATTCAAACGATGTTTGTGTATGTCGTACAAGCTTTAATTGATACGAATAACATTAAGATTGTCGTCTTTTTATATGCTTTTTCAGGACTTGTTGGTATGGTGAAAATGACGGGTGGAATTCGTGGTTTCGTTGAAAAAGCGGCTGAGAGAATTCAAACGAGGAAGCAAGCGTTAGTTCTTACTTATGTTTCAACGCTCGGGACATTTATTGCTCCTACGTTTCGTTTTGTGACGATAGCTCCGATTATGAGGGCCTTGCTTAAAAAGGTTAAAATGACAACAGCAGAACTTGGCTTTGTGATTGAAACAACAGCTACACCGGTTATTGTTCTTATTCCTGTGGCAACTGCGTTTGTGGGCTACATGGTATCGATTATCCAAATTGCGACTCAAAATCAAGGGGTAAATGTGGACCCCTATTCTTTGTTTATTCAAAGCATTCCGTTTAATTTCTTTTCAATCGTTACCATTCTACTTGGCATTTATTTAAGTTTTTTTCATCATTCCAGAAAAAAATCAACAGCTCCAACTCAAATTGATGAAGATGTAGAAGACGAGGAAGATTGGCATGAGTGTCATCCTGCTGTGGATAAAGAGTTGCCAATTAAACCATTTAACTTACTATTGCCATTGGTATTAGTCATTGGATTTACGTTGTTCCTTACTTGGTATGATGGATTTACTCAAGGTTATGGTTTTTTTGAATCGTTTATCCAAGCAGATGTACTTGATGCGATGGTTGTTGCGCTTTTAATTACAGTTCTTCTTTCAATGGCTTTTTATTTATTGCAACGATTTAAACTCGATGAACTAATATCAGGATTTATTAACGGTGGAAATGACTTAATGTCGGTTATCTTACTTTTGTCGGTCGTATGGGGTCTTTCTTCAATTACAGATGACCTTGGTTTTTCTGCTTTTGTGACGGCACATGCTGGATGGATTCCACAAATGTTCATTGCTCCTCTTATATTTATTTTTGGCGCGGCTGTATCTTATTTTATCGGTTCAGCGTGGGGGACTTGGGGGATATTAATGCCACTTGGAATCTCGCTCGCTGTAGTAGGGGACGTTTCGCTACCATTAGTTGTTGGAGCTGTTTTTGCAAGTGGAGCGTTCGGGGCATTTGCCTCACCGCTAAGTGATGATACGAATACGATTGCCAAGATATTGGGTCTATCGGTTATTGAGTATGCTAAATATAAACTAAAACCAGCTTTAATTGCAGCTGGAATTACGACGGTGATGTATGTTGTGGTTACCTTTATCTTTTAA
- a CDS encoding S8 family peptidase — protein MRSMSAFHLIPYMVKSIVPTTKLVPPGIQLIEAPSLWEQGYYGEGVVIAVLDTGCDTDHPELKNQIIGGYNFTSDDKYDPEIFEDYNGHGTHVCGTICAEKNEAGIIGVAPFAKLLVIKVLSKQGYAKSSWITEGIKYAMNWVGPNGESVRIMNLSLGGQQPDPDMHEAIKQAIASNIIVVCASGNEGDGNEETNEYAFPGAFPEVVQVGSVNLQEKMSHFSNSNSELDLVAPGEDIISTYLHREFAVLSGTSMATPHVSGACALLIEKFEHEFERKITEPELYAQLIKRTISLNYRRTFQGNGILKLSSSLVKQSHENSYKLEV, from the coding sequence ATGAGAAGTATGAGTGCATTTCACCTTATTCCTTATATGGTAAAGTCCATTGTCCCTACTACAAAATTGGTTCCTCCTGGTATTCAATTGATTGAAGCGCCATCTCTTTGGGAACAAGGCTATTATGGAGAAGGAGTTGTGATTGCTGTACTAGATACAGGCTGTGATACAGATCATCCAGAATTAAAAAATCAAATCATCGGTGGATATAATTTCACTTCTGATGACAAATATGACCCAGAGATTTTTGAAGATTATAATGGGCATGGGACTCATGTGTGCGGAACAATTTGTGCTGAAAAGAATGAAGCTGGAATTATCGGTGTCGCACCTTTTGCGAAATTGTTAGTGATTAAAGTGTTAAGTAAACAGGGTTATGCGAAATCCTCGTGGATAACAGAAGGGATTAAATATGCTATGAACTGGGTTGGTCCAAACGGGGAATCCGTTCGAATTATGAATCTATCTCTAGGAGGACAACAACCTGACCCAGACATGCATGAAGCAATTAAGCAAGCGATCGCTTCTAACATCATTGTTGTATGTGCAAGTGGAAATGAAGGTGATGGAAATGAAGAAACAAATGAATATGCTTTTCCGGGTGCTTTTCCTGAGGTTGTACAAGTAGGGTCTGTCAATCTACAAGAAAAAATGTCTCACTTTAGTAATTCTAACAGTGAACTAGACCTTGTTGCACCTGGCGAGGACATCATTTCAACTTATTTACATCGTGAGTTTGCTGTGCTATCAGGCACATCCATGGCCACACCTCATGTTTCAGGGGCATGTGCTTTATTAATTGAGAAATTTGAACATGAATTTGAACGCAAAATAACTGAACCAGAGCTTTATGCCCAACTGATAAAACGAACGATCAGCCTTAACTACCGAAGAACATTTCAAGGAAATGGGATTTTAAAGCTTTCTTCTAGTCTAGTTAAACAAAGCCATGAAAACAGCTATAAACTAGAGGTATAA
- a CDS encoding GNAT family N-acetyltransferase, translating to MIQMIRQDKSYDNETLNNLIYEYNVEHFPKDLAGRYEQICIVLKNEEGKLLGGITGDVCWNWVEIHVLFLDKSIRNKGYGTKLLAEIERIAIEKQCDFLKVDTLSFQALGFYQKNGYEIFGSIDNVGRHFTHYYLRKELN from the coding sequence ATGATTCAAATGATAAGACAGGATAAGAGTTATGATAATGAAACGTTAAATAATCTGATCTATGAGTATAACGTTGAACATTTTCCAAAGGATTTGGCTGGAAGGTATGAGCAAATCTGCATTGTCCTTAAGAATGAAGAAGGAAAACTGCTTGGAGGGATTACTGGAGATGTATGCTGGAACTGGGTAGAGATTCACGTATTGTTTTTAGATAAATCGATTCGAAACAAAGGGTATGGAACGAAACTTTTAGCAGAAATAGAAAGAATTGCAATAGAGAAACAATGTGACTTCCTCAAGGTCGATACATTAAGCTTTCAAGCTTTAGGATTTTACCAAAAGAATGGATACGAAATCTTCGGCAGTATTGATAATGTGGGAAGACACTTTACTCACTATTATTTAAGAAAAGAGTTAAATTAG
- a CDS encoding CD3324 family protein, whose amino-acid sequence MGYIKADKVLPEEILLLVQEYIDGEFLYIPRKQGEKKSWGEKNGTKRELHARNDEIYGKYTNGISIASLASEYCLSRKSIERIIYTLKGKS is encoded by the coding sequence ATGGGATATATCAAAGCAGACAAGGTGCTACCAGAAGAAATACTCTTATTAGTCCAAGAGTATATTGACGGTGAGTTTCTCTACATTCCAAGGAAACAAGGTGAAAAAAAGTCTTGGGGAGAGAAGAATGGGACAAAGCGAGAGTTGCATGCCAGAAATGATGAAATATACGGTAAGTACACTAACGGAATTTCGATTGCTAGCTTAGCATCAGAATACTGTTTGTCTAGAAAAAGCATAGAACGAATTATATATACTCTAAAAGGAAAAAGCTGA
- a CDS encoding prolyl oligopeptidase family serine peptidase — MKKIFLGCGLLFMISSLSLVGCSPSETGSSEAEESNIESVEENQTTSESETDAVELVQQLEHDGHEYLLTFPKEYAPDSDDTWPLIVFLHQRGTNINFLENIGMYKAIDQLGYSFVTVSPQGDTNGWDNEDSAAQIINLVEEMIASHQIDASRVYLTGASFGGFGTWYMAAHHPELFAAYAPIAGGGDPSTGSKLVDRPIWVFHNDFDGSIRLEQSQEMVDAVKEAGGENVKFTIYEADGHDAWTETYNNPEFYDWLLSHSLE, encoded by the coding sequence ATGAAAAAGATTTTTTTGGGATGTGGATTACTATTCATGATTAGTAGTTTATCTTTGGTAGGGTGTTCACCTTCGGAGACAGGAAGTAGTGAGGCTGAGGAATCCAATATTGAATCTGTAGAAGAAAACCAAACTACGAGTGAATCCGAAACAGATGCAGTTGAATTGGTGCAACAACTCGAGCATGACGGGCACGAGTATCTTTTAACTTTTCCAAAGGAGTATGCACCTGACTCTGATGATACATGGCCACTGATAGTCTTTCTTCATCAACGAGGGACGAACATTAACTTTTTAGAAAATATCGGGATGTACAAGGCGATAGACCAATTAGGGTATTCATTTGTGACGGTTTCGCCACAAGGTGATACGAATGGGTGGGATAATGAGGATTCGGCAGCACAAATCATTAACCTTGTAGAAGAAATGATAGCCTCTCATCAAATTGATGCTTCTCGTGTATATTTAACAGGAGCGAGTTTTGGTGGATTTGGGACTTGGTACATGGCAGCTCATCATCCAGAATTATTTGCAGCCTACGCCCCAATTGCTGGAGGGGGCGACCCTAGTACAGGATCTAAATTAGTGGACCGACCAATTTGGGTGTTTCATAATGACTTTGACGGAAGTATAAGACTAGAGCAAAGTCAAGAAATGGTGGATGCTGTGAAGGAAGCTGGTGGAGAGAACGTAAAGTTTACAATCTATGAAGCGGATGGTCACGATGCCTGGACAGAAACGTATAATAATCCTGAGTTTTACGACTGGTTACTTAGTCATTCTTTAGAATAG
- a CDS encoding GGDEF domain-containing protein, with translation MDRFQLLKRKLYLWLIPILLLALANNFFYWDSITLRSKIVITFLLIFFTFGWIILYKKWKLILVERVVLFVICSIHLLNSYGMLQLMVTEGAFDSTETFIWAPLTYIFICVSLTGRAGALLALFIWALTLGINLLFINDIPSFKYALFSQYHLANLVYIIIMFSARHILTSYAEMDTLKKLAYIDQLTGIHNRGSIFASLEQMTEAAQKNHTPLSIIFFDIDYFKKINDRFGHQIGDSVLIDITNIVKDQLPKTTSFGRWGGEEFIILLPNTTVSESLSIAEKIRLAIEQHNFIEGYQVTSSFGLESFQTNDTVDSLLERVDQALYVAKESGRNQVNVYSV, from the coding sequence ATGGACAGATTTCAATTGCTTAAACGTAAACTATATTTATGGCTTATTCCAATATTGCTCTTAGCTCTAGCTAACAATTTCTTTTATTGGGATTCCATAACACTCCGAAGTAAAATAGTGATTACATTTTTACTGATTTTCTTTACCTTTGGATGGATTATATTATATAAAAAATGGAAGTTAATTTTGGTGGAACGCGTAGTTCTTTTTGTTATTTGTTCAATTCATCTCCTAAACAGCTACGGAATGTTACAACTTATGGTTACAGAAGGTGCTTTTGACTCAACTGAAACGTTTATATGGGCTCCACTTACCTATATTTTTATTTGTGTATCACTTACAGGACGAGCTGGTGCACTTTTAGCTCTATTTATTTGGGCCTTAACATTGGGTATTAATTTACTATTTATTAACGATATCCCATCTTTTAAATATGCACTTTTTAGCCAATATCATTTAGCGAATTTAGTATATATTATAATTATGTTTTCAGCTCGCCACATTCTTACTTCCTATGCTGAAATGGATACGCTAAAAAAATTGGCTTATATTGACCAGTTAACAGGGATTCATAATCGTGGATCTATCTTTGCTTCTTTAGAACAAATGACAGAAGCGGCCCAAAAGAACCATACCCCTTTATCGATTATCTTTTTCGATATTGATTACTTTAAAAAAATCAATGACCGATTTGGTCATCAAATAGGTGATTCTGTACTTATTGATATCACTAATATCGTAAAGGACCAACTACCTAAAACAACTTCGTTTGGTCGCTGGGGCGGAGAAGAATTCATTATACTCTTACCTAATACAACGGTTAGTGAATCTCTCTCTATTGCTGAAAAAATAAGGTTAGCCATTGAACAACACAACTTCATTGAAGGCTACCAAGTGACATCAAGCTTTGGGTTAGAAAGCTTCCAAACCAATGATACTGTGGATTCATTATTGGAACGCGTCGACCAAGCTCTTTATGTAGCAAAAGAATCAGGCAGAAATCAAGTAAATGTATACAGTGTGTAA
- a CDS encoding SLC13 family permease: MISEMQLVFLILVITTICFLVPRFRADLVAISALLALLLTGLITVPEAFAGFSNSVVIMIAALFIVGEGVFQSGLAQKAGNLLVKTTGNSEWKLTIFMLILVAVLSGFMSNTGTVAILLPVVVSLCRQMQLHPGKLLIPLAFASSMGGALTLIGTAPNLIASQSLHDYGYGSLSFFSFTPIGLVILGVGILYLWFVGRKMLDKPADTKENTSSFNASDLVEQYGVSNFIFAVEVPAGNQNIGKTIRDLKWPSVYQVTVLEAMKPGSGSLFRLSGRNQSNRITVGPSYEIEEGDRLIIYVEEENLQLFLAETGVHALPLPEGESYQLEESHLAEVILTPQSRLLNQTIRQVNFREKYGVTLLAMKHQFQDAKKIHANEKLLYGDSILVHGKWKDINLLSAEKNDTVVLKSAAEDTDLGNQTQQSLIAGIILVGMLLFMVFEWLPAVVSIVIAAVLMILTGCVRQTDQAYSSINWQTVVLIACMLPMATALENTGGVTFISEGLIGSLGAIGPLAVMIGLYAISSLFSQFISNTATAVLLFPVAILTAEQMGISPIPMVMAVAFSASMAFATPVATPPNAMVMAAGKYTFLDFVKVGVPLQILIMIVSVLLIPLFFPF, translated from the coding sequence ATGATATCAGAAATGCAATTAGTCTTTCTTATTCTAGTCATAACAACCATCTGCTTTTTGGTTCCACGATTTCGAGCAGACCTTGTCGCTATTAGTGCGTTACTTGCATTATTGTTAACAGGGTTAATTACTGTTCCAGAAGCATTTGCTGGTTTTTCTAATAGCGTTGTCATTATGATAGCCGCTTTGTTTATTGTCGGCGAAGGTGTATTCCAAAGTGGACTAGCGCAGAAAGCAGGAAATCTCCTTGTAAAAACGACAGGGAATAGCGAATGGAAATTAACGATTTTTATGTTGATATTAGTTGCTGTATTAAGTGGCTTTATGAGTAATACAGGAACCGTTGCGATATTGCTTCCGGTTGTCGTAAGCTTATGTCGACAAATGCAGTTACACCCAGGTAAGCTTTTAATCCCTTTAGCATTTGCTAGCAGTATGGGTGGGGCTTTAACATTAATCGGTACCGCTCCAAACTTAATCGCAAGTCAAAGCTTACACGATTACGGCTATGGTTCTCTTTCGTTTTTCTCGTTCACGCCTATCGGTCTTGTCATTCTTGGTGTTGGGATTTTGTACTTATGGTTTGTCGGACGTAAAATGCTTGATAAGCCGGCGGATACGAAGGAAAATACTTCTTCATTTAACGCTTCTGACCTTGTGGAACAGTACGGGGTATCTAATTTCATCTTTGCTGTTGAAGTGCCAGCAGGAAATCAAAACATCGGCAAAACCATCCGTGACCTTAAGTGGCCAAGTGTTTATCAAGTCACTGTCTTAGAAGCAATGAAGCCAGGATCAGGTTCATTATTTCGCCTCTCTGGACGCAATCAATCGAATCGAATCACGGTCGGTCCTAGCTATGAAATTGAAGAAGGAGACCGCTTAATTATTTACGTTGAAGAAGAGAATCTCCAGTTGTTCCTTGCTGAAACGGGAGTTCATGCTCTACCACTTCCAGAGGGTGAATCCTATCAACTAGAAGAGTCTCACTTAGCAGAAGTCATATTAACTCCGCAATCTAGATTATTGAATCAAACGATAAGACAAGTAAATTTTAGAGAAAAATATGGGGTTACCCTTTTAGCAATGAAACATCAATTTCAAGACGCTAAAAAAATTCATGCGAATGAAAAGCTGTTATATGGCGATTCCATTTTAGTTCATGGAAAATGGAAAGATATTAATCTGTTATCTGCTGAAAAAAATGACACCGTTGTGTTAAAATCAGCGGCTGAAGATACTGACCTAGGAAATCAAACGCAACAAAGTTTGATTGCAGGGATTATTTTAGTTGGAATGTTGTTGTTCATGGTATTCGAGTGGCTCCCTGCCGTCGTCTCTATTGTTATTGCAGCAGTTCTTATGATTCTTACAGGCTGTGTGCGACAAACTGACCAGGCATATTCGTCAATTAACTGGCAAACCGTTGTGCTTATTGCTTGTATGCTTCCGATGGCGACCGCATTAGAAAATACAGGCGGAGTCACGTTTATTTCAGAGGGGTTGATTGGAAGTTTAGGCGCTATAGGTCCTCTCGCAGTAATGATTGGTTTATACGCGATTTCATCGCTATTCAGTCAATTCATAAGTAATACGGCAACAGCGGTCCTGTTGTTTCCAGTCGCGATTCTAACCGCGGAACAAATGGGGATAAGTCCGATTCCTATGGTAATGGCCGTTGCCTTTTCAGCGAGTATGGCATTTGCCACTCCTGTCGCTACACCACCTAATGCGATGGTGATGGCTGCTGGAAAATACACGTTCCTTGATTTTGTGAAGGTTGGTGTTCCATTACAAATATTGATTATGATTGTTTCCGTGCTTTTAATTCCGTTGTTCTTTCCTTTTTAA
- a CDS encoding histidine phosphatase family protein: MTNLYFVRHAHSTYTPDEYSRPLSEKGMLDANRVTEALKKEDIHGVISSPYVRAIQTVEGIANYIKKDIHIVEDLKERTLTTTPAEDFTMAITKVWDDPTFCWEGGESNIVAQKRGVTSVLSLLEQYEGKNIVIGTHGNIMVLIMNYFDASYSFHFWKNLMMPDIYRLTYSEKNLKEVTQIQLD, translated from the coding sequence TTGACGAATTTGTATTTTGTAAGACATGCGCATTCAACATACACACCAGATGAATATTCTAGACCATTGTCTGAAAAAGGGATGTTGGACGCTAACAGAGTAACCGAGGCACTGAAGAAAGAAGATATTCATGGAGTCATTTCTAGTCCGTATGTAAGAGCGATTCAAACGGTCGAAGGAATTGCGAACTACATAAAAAAAGATATTCACATTGTTGAGGACCTTAAAGAAAGGACATTAACAACAACACCTGCTGAAGACTTCACAATGGCGATTACAAAAGTGTGGGATGATCCCACTTTTTGTTGGGAAGGTGGAGAATCAAATATAGTTGCTCAAAAGAGAGGGGTTACCTCGGTACTCTCCTTGCTTGAGCAGTATGAAGGAAAAAATATCGTGATTGGGACGCATGGGAATATTATGGTGCTTATTATGAATTATTTTGATGCTAGCTATAGTTTTCATTTTTGGAAAAACCTTATGATGCCCGATATTTATAGGCTAACGTATAGCGAAAAAAATTTAAAAGAGGTCACGCAAATACAACTTGATTGA
- a CDS encoding RDD family protein gives MHCKNSAGLKSRLSAFLVDALILFSVFGVIFLEVYNRIEWANLNSPYGVALVLYFLLLPMVWRGYTIGKRAVGIRIAKVDGDRVGVVTVLVRGIVAILFYGLTFGIGIIVNVFMVGIRKDNRALHDIITKTYVTTDTYE, from the coding sequence GTGCATTGCAAAAATTCGGCGGGTTTAAAAAGTAGGTTAAGTGCTTTTCTGGTTGATGCTTTAATTTTATTTAGTGTATTTGGTGTTATTTTCTTGGAAGTTTATAATCGAATTGAGTGGGCTAATTTAAATTCACCTTATGGAGTTGCCTTGGTGTTGTATTTTTTACTTTTACCCATGGTATGGCGTGGGTATACAATAGGGAAACGAGCGGTAGGGATAAGAATTGCTAAAGTTGATGGGGATAGGGTTGGTGTCGTCACTGTACTCGTAAGGGGTATTGTTGCCATATTGTTTTATGGATTAACTTTCGGTATTGGCATCATTGTAAACGTATTCATGGTTGGAATTAGGAAAGATAATAGAGCGCTTCATGATATTATAACTAAAACGTATGTAACGACTGACACATATGAATAA
- a CDS encoding FMN-dependent NADH-azoreductase → MAKVLFVKANSRPIEQAVSVKMYHTFLDQYKESNPQDEIIELDLFEENLPYYDTDKINGMFKLSKGMELTDYEKKATDLVNAYLNQFLEADKVVFAFPLWNFTVPAVLHTYLDYLAQAGKTFKYTAEGPVGLLTDKKVVLLNARGGVYSEGPAQSVEMAVNFVTNMLHFWGVQNITNVIIEGHNQFPDQAESIIEKGLQNAVQVAKEF, encoded by the coding sequence GTGGCAAAAGTATTATTTGTTAAAGCAAATTCAAGACCAATTGAACAGGCAGTGAGTGTCAAGATGTATCATACATTCCTTGACCAATATAAAGAATCAAACCCACAAGATGAAATTATTGAGCTAGATTTGTTTGAAGAAAATTTACCATATTATGATACGGATAAAATCAATGGAATGTTCAAATTATCAAAAGGTATGGAATTAACGGACTATGAAAAGAAAGCTACTGATTTAGTGAATGCATATTTAAATCAATTCCTTGAAGCAGATAAAGTGGTCTTCGCGTTTCCACTATGGAATTTTACAGTGCCAGCTGTGTTGCACACATATTTAGATTACTTAGCACAAGCGGGAAAAACATTCAAATATACAGCAGAAGGTCCAGTTGGGTTACTTACCGACAAAAAGGTTGTGCTTTTAAATGCTAGAGGTGGCGTATATTCAGAAGGCCCTGCTCAATCAGTTGAAATGGCAGTTAATTTTGTAACCAATATGTTACACTTCTGGGGAGTTCAAAACATTACGAACGTGATTATAGAAGGACATAATCAATTTCCTGACCAAGCAGAATCTATTATTGAAAAAGGTCTACAAAACGCGGTTCAAGTGGCAAAAGAATTTTAA